A window of the Odocoileus virginianus isolate 20LAN1187 ecotype Illinois chromosome 20, Ovbor_1.2, whole genome shotgun sequence genome harbors these coding sequences:
- the FBL gene encoding rRNA 2'-O-methyltransferase fibrillarin: MKPGFSPRGGGFGGRGGFGDRGGRGGGRGGFGGGRGGFGGGRGRGGGGGFRGRGRGGGGRGGGFQSGGNRGRGRGGKKGNPSGKNVMVEPHRHEGVFICRGKEDALVTKNLVPGESVYGEKRVSISEGDDKIEYRAWNPFRSKLAAAILGGVDQIHIKPGAKVLYLGAASGTTVSHVSDIVGPDGLVYAVEFSHRSGRDLINLAKKRTNIIPVIEDARHPHKYRMLIAMVDVIFADVAQPDQTRIVALNAHTFLRNGGHFVISIKANCIDSTASAEAVFASEVKKMQQENMKPQEQLTLEPYERDHAVVVGVYRPPPKVKN, encoded by the exons ATGAAACCAG GGTTCAGCCCCCGTGGGGGCGGCTTCGGTGGCCGCGGTGGCTTTGGTGACCGCGGAGGTCGCGGCGGTGGCCGTGGAGGATTCGGCGGAGGCCGAGGAGGCTTTGGCGGGGGCCGAGGTCGTGGCGGAGGAGGAGGCTTCAGGGGCCgtggacgaggaggaggaggaagag GTGGCGGGTTCCAGTCTGGTGGCAACCGGGGTCGTGGTcggggaggaaagaaaggaaacccATCGGGGAAGAATGTGATGGTAGAGCCCCATCGACATGAGG gcgtcTTCATCTGTCGAGGAAAGGAAGATGCCCTGGTCACCAAGAATCTGGTCCCTGGGGAATCCGTGTACGGAGAGAAGAGAGTCTCGATTTCG GAGGGAGATGACAAAATTGAATACCGTGCCTGGAACCCCTTCCGTTCCAAGCTGGCAGCTGCGATCCTGGGTGGGGTGGACCAGATCCACATCAAGCCAGGGGCCAAGGTGCTCTACCTCGGGGCTGCCTCGGGCACCACCGTCTCCCACGTCTCTGATATCGTCGGCCCG GACGGTCTGGTCTATGCAGTTGAGTTCTCCCACCGTTCTGGCCGTGATCTCATTAACTTGGCCAAGAAGCGGACCAACATTATTCCTGTCATTGAAGATGCTCGGCACCCGCACAAATACCGCATGCTTATCG CAATGGTGGATGTGATCTTTGCCGACGTGGCCCAGCCAGACCAGACCCGGATTGTAGCCCTGAATGCCCACACCTTCCTGCGTAATGGAGGACACTTTGTGATTTCCATTAAG GCTAATTGCATTGACTCCACAGCCTCCGCCGAGGCCGTCTTTGCCTCTGAAGTGAAAAAGATGCAGCAAGAGAACATGAAGCCCCAGGAGCAGCTGACCCTAGAGCCGTACGAAAGAGACCATGCTGTGGTCGTGGGTGTGTACAG GCCACCTCccaaagtgaagaactga